The DNA sequence TCACTGGTCTTCAAACAAGCTTACCtccgttttttttttaagtttcgGAGGGAAGTACAATTGTTACTGAAGCAGCTTAATCCTTGCATGCAGGAAATATTTCCAGCAAGATTTTGATTCAACACTAGCAGTTTGTAACCatgaaagaaaacaaagaacTGAGGTGATTAGTCTTGTCTTCTTTTTATCACGCAATTCTAGTTTCACTTTGTCAGAAATCTTCTATTCTGTTTTGCTATCATGTAATCAGTTTTATGCCTTTAGTTTTCTTGCAACTCATGCATTATTTGAATCTTGGCGATATTTTCCTCGATCTAGATTCTTATTTTCTCTAAATTCATTTGCACTTTTTCCTTTAAAGAGTACTTCGTATTTTTTGGTCTACCCCTTCACATGTAAGTTTGAAGAAATATTTTGTACTTTAGCAACACTAATAGAATCTCTGGACGCGATTGGCACCAAGAGCAAAATCAATCATAATGTTACATAAGCTATTGCCTTTGATCCACGTCTACAGGTAGCTTCTGTTGAGCTTGTTAATTCTCTGGGTTATTATTAGGAGGCTTATTGTAAAACATATAAATTCTATCTTTTATATCCTGTTCATGTTGTGCATTCTATTTACTTCGCTCAATGTTAATCAGAATCAACAAATTTATAAATGGATGAATGCTTTTGTTTTCCTTTTGATTAGAAATGACAACACTTCAGATTTTTTGCCTTGGATACCACAAAACTTAGTCTTTGCTCCTCTACCCTTAATGGTTGCAGGAATTTTTAGGGACTGACCTGAGAAATATCAAGGGCCAAATCTTGACATCCGGTAGCAGTAGTAGGCAGCCTTCTCGGAAGCAGATCATGGAAGCAACAAGCTTGAGTGACTCTAAAAGTACCGAGGCATCCACAAGTTTATCCATGGATGATCTTTGTGCTGTCGATTCTGCATTGATACCATCTACTTCTAGAGCCGCCGAGGTACAACAGATTCTGGCGTCTCTAGTTTAGATTATGTTGTATGCTTCACATCATGAGATTCAATACATGAACCAATTATTACCGGATTATGTAAGTTTGCATGTATCTGATATATACGCTTGTTGGTCACATGCATGGCATGCGTATATTCTATGCTTCACATCGTGAGATTCGATGCATGAACCAATTATTATCGGGTAATGTAAGTTACATGTATCTGATATATACGCATGTTGGtcacatgcatgtcatgcataGATGATCGACAGTATTAAAACACCAACAGTGTATTCAAAAAAACTACTCTGATATCAGAATACGATTTGACGGAGGCTGAGAATTGTTGAGCATTACCTTTATTCTCTGTTCACTGTCATCTTTTACATTACCAAGTGTGTGTTTTACGGACAGGCTTTGGATTATTCTCGACATCCACCGGCTGCTTCTTCGACTTTGGTTGAATTGACAACTCGTCTCGACTTTTTTAAGGAAAGGAGGTCTCAGTTGATGGAGCAACTGCACAATCTGGATTTGAACTATGGATCCATACCTCAAGATTTCGTGTATAAACCATCATCTCCTCGATGGAATTAGATGTTTGCTGCTTCCAATGTTTGTCTCAGACGAATTATTGACAACATCTTTCTCCCGTATATCCTCTCTCCTTTCTTGGCAAGTTAGTATATATTTGCAATCTTGATCCCTGTTTGGTGTTTGCACGGTATATattttacttctttttttttttggtgggaATATTGAGAATGTAAACTAGTGTCTAGGTTGAGTTCATatttatttcaaacttttgaGTTTGTACTTTATTTAATCACAAGTGGCAATTCGCTATGATTTGCTGCAACCTATCCATTCCACTGTGTAATATGTGACCATGCTATGCATGTAATGTAACCTTGTAAGGATGCCTTctcttgtgttttttttaattatatttggctgattattttgtttaattttggtGTAAATTATGTCActattgtttccataaacgacGTTTTTCCCGCTGTTGAGATGATCTTGTTGAATTTGTCTTCTTTCTGTCATTTTAGATAACTTTCGATCTTATGTACAAATTCTTTTCGGCCACAAAAAATTAACAACTTGCATCGAAAATAGACATTCATACGTAGTATAATGTGTTTTTTAGTTTAAACTTGGTAGGATATAAGGGCCAAAAGTGTCTTTGGAGGAGTACGATTGTCAATGTAATAAATTGAGGAAAAAACATACACGAGAGGAAACAAACATTTATAGAATATCTGAAAAAACAAAATCGTTCATAAATTCAATGCAAATTAACCAGAAGAAAATATATTCACCTatattatctatactatattattaaaatatcaatattacattttttattttatttttttttatttcaacaaacatttttgtttttatttttttaattacaacaatTCAAATAGTATTTTAGTCTCTCCATCGATAATTTGTCAATTTCACTTTAATCattcgataattataaaaaaactgTACACACATTATTAAGAATCTTTATAATAGATACAAAGATAGTGTCTTGGTTTGTTTTTTGCTCTTCCAATTTTTCCCTTATGTGATaccaatattacacttttgtttttattttttaattcaacaaacactttcgtttttattttttttaattccaacaattcaaataacactttagtccctcgataatttgtaaaatttcactttagtccctcgataattataaaataattgtacATACATTATTAAGAATATCTACAATAGGGACAAAATTAGTGTCTTGATCTGTTTTTAGCTCTTCCAATTTTTTCCTTATATGATaccaatattacacttttgtttttattttttaaatttcaacaaacacttttgtttttaatttttttaattacaacaatTAAAATGATACTTTAGTCTTtcaataatttatcaaattttacttcaattcttcgataattataaaaaaaaaaaactgtacaATACGTGTGCAAAATAGCTAGTCATATGTtaaaatttgagaccaattagTCGACCCCAATCAAATACTGACGTCACGCGACAGACGAATGGCCAAAAATGCCTATACATGTGAAAGTAGGTTTGGTTCTTCTCTGTACATACACTCGGCATCAAAATATGATTTCTTCCACTATGTGGACCCGCTTTTTGTGGTCATTAAGAAACGCTTATTAAAAGCACGATTCCCCATACCCACGTCACAAATCGAATCCAATTCTACCACCCGAATTTGTTCTGCATTTTGTTGATGGATGGAGGGTTTTGAGGAATGATTCTGCAGTCCGGGGTACTTCATACTGTCAGCTTTGCTCAGGTTTTGCATTTTCTCCTTCAGTATGATGCCACTGTGTGTATGTTGCTTTCGTAGATACCGGGAAATTTTACTGATTTGTGAAGTTTATTTGGAAGATTTATATTGGCAGAACGAAGGATTTGGAGTTTGAGTATTTGAAACTTCATCGTCTGTTGCAGTTAGTGTTTTGAGGGCACATTTTACTTATATGAGGGGATATGTTTGTATGTTATTGATTTGAATGACGCTTGTTTTTCTGTGGGAGTGGTGTTTGTTGACTGTTGTAGCCGTGATTGATTTACTAGAAGCAAACTTTAATTCTGAGGGCTTAAGCTGTGAGATTTAAATTACTGTGGATGTTCCTTTCAAATATTTATAGATCAAACAGGTACCTAAATGAAGCAGAGAAGTACCCTTTGAAATCAGAAttgagaaggaaaaaaaatttatttggtgtgtaattttcttctaaattacaagttttttgaaTTAAGTATTATCAAGTTAGCTGGCCTCTCGTTTAAAATCTAAGGGGCCACCCTTATTTTATAGGTCATTTTGACATTACTAACAGCAACCGAGGGTCATCTCTTGTATTGTTTGTTTGAACCTACTGCAGCTGTTTTGATAAAGTTTGAAGTCTGCACTATATATTACTCTTCAGAACTGTCATTTTGTTTTTTCATATCTGATCCAACGATAGGTGGTTCAGGCTGAGTCTTGTTTGTTAAATGAATCTTCAACTGCAACAGTATATTCCTTGGAATAGATCCCAACCAAACAGGGACGTATCATCACCTCTTTCGTCTAGTGGCATCATTTTGGAAGAACCTAAGCAGAAGGCTACTTCTGGTGGCAAATTCTGGCAATGGTCTCTCCTTTCACTCGTTCCTTGGGTTATCAGAACCAGAGACAAATTTCAGTTGCCCACCACTGTCAATAGGAAGTTAAAGAAGCATTCACATCCTCATGGGAACGCGGAATCTGCTGCTCAGCACTCAACGGTACGGTTTAAACCATATGTTTCAAAAGTTCCATGGCATACGGGTCCGAGAGGTTTTCTGTCTCAGTTGTTCCCACGGTATGGGCATTATTGTGGACCTAACTGGTCAAGTGGGAAAGATAGAGGCTCTCTTGTCTGGGACAAACGTCCAATTGATTGGTTGGATTTCTGTTGCTACTGTCATGATATGGGAtatgatacacatgatcaaacCGACCTTTTGAAGGCAGATCTAGCATTCTTGGAGTGCCTAGAGAAGCCTCACATGAGTACAAAAGGCAACCCTCGAATTGCTCATATCTACAAGTTTATGTGCATTTCAGGTACTGCACAAACCTGTGCCTTTATCAAAAACTCAATTCCCACTTGACCGTTGGTTGCGTTTTCTTACATTTTAATCGTGTTTCTTTTTTCATCAAACAGGTCTAAGGAATATACTGATACCTTACAGACAGAACCTCTTGAGCTTGCAGTCTGGAAAATTTTTCTTTCCTTCCGGTTGGCTGAGCAATATGAAATGGAAAGCACCAACTTTTGCAAAGGCTTAATAATCTTAAGTTATGTTTGACCCCGTCAACCGAAGCAGCCATTGGATGCCTCCCAGGCAACTTTCATTGTAATGCGATTTGCTAAGGCATGCTAATTTATCAAGTGTCCTTTGTTTTGAACTGCTGCTAATGATGTCCATTCTTGTAAATATATAAAGATAGCAATTtgctaattttcaaaaaatattctcCAGCGCAAATATGAGAAAAAGTCGTCAGTTTGTTAATTATATGTTACGCTGTTGGTATCATAAAGATAAACCTAAACAGGGCAAGAATCAAGAAGTTTGCCTCTACAATTAAAGATTTCAATTGTTAATTCAAAAGGGTATCTATGTCGGAGGTACAAAGAAAGGATCCAACTTTAAACAAAATTCACATCACCTTCCAACTTGTATTGTTTGTTAATTTTTAGCATTTATATATCTAACGCTTGTGAAATTGAACAGAGTGGGAACTGCTCTTTGAGTCTTTCTGTTGCATTTTCCAAATAAGTTGAAGTATGGCATAAATCTCAGCTCGAATTTTCTGTGTCCCAGTTAGGGATATTTGCAGTTGCCTCATTCACAGCTTTCACAAGCCTCACCTGCGGAGAGAACAATCAGAAAGAAATAATGAAGCAAGGAGCGCAAGTTAAAGGAACATTGTAACAGCCTTGATTTTAGCAAAACAACCAAAGAGAGACAATTGAATTACAGTTATTATTTGTTACAGTGAATGCTGTTACTACACTGCGATAATACAAAAACATACCACACTCTCAGGAACACCAGGAGGGGGTAATGAGATTTTTTTGGGTGGAGGACCACGAAGGTGCGATCGCTTGTCAAATCTCCATTCGCCGATCTTCCCATAAGTTAATTCTCCCTGTTAGTTGTCGCATTTTTGGTTACCAACAGTTTGATCATAAACCCAAGATGACAGTCGAAAACCAAAAGACTGGTCTACCATGCGAGAGCAACACAATATAGAGAAATAGGAAGACGATATTTGAGGCACTCCCAAGTTGGAAAATAGCAGAAAATGAAATTGTGTCCCTGCGAAAATGAGACCTCAAATCccaatacatatataaattatttgaaaacaatatacCTTCATGTTGTAATCGCATCCATACGTATAATGTATAATGAACTTGCTGCCGATTTCCAGGTCCCATGGAGGCTAAAAATCATACGagattataaattcaacaattGTCgataagataaaataataatagtaaataTGTTCCATTGACAGCAATGATATAGACCTGTAACATAAAATCTTTACGAAGAATATGCCGCACGCCATGCAAAGCAGATGCGACTGCATAACCATACCTGTCATATACACAGACAAGATAGCCATCTCAACAACAATATATGTCCCGCCAAGTTCAAAAATTTCATCACTAAAAAAGACATTTCATGCTAAAGTACTTAAGAATCCTACATACATTTCTAGAACCCATCCAAAAGCCTTATCAGTCTCTGGATCATCTTTCATCTGCAAAGATACATTCACCCATGTAGGAGCAATTTTCTCGAGAGTAGACTGCACGAGCAAGATTAGTCACCACAATGTAACAACTAAcaagtaaaatatataaattacatCTTTTAGAGATCATATACTTATCCTTTCAAAGTTTGAAAGCAGACATAattcaaataacaaaaaacTCCTACCTTCTTAATAATCACTGGAGAGTTTCCGATTGGATCAATACTTGTCAAAGGACCTTTCTCTTCGGGgaaatattttcttacaattttctcatgatcagttggttttatgtaaaaaaaaggGAAGGCGGCCGGGTGATCTCCATGAGACAAATTTGGCAAGGGATTAACAAAAACGTGATCAGGTTCTGCCATTAGAATATACCTGCGTATTAATTCATAAAATGGGATAAAGATTTAGGGAATACAAGCGTGGAAAAATTAGACTTGTCAATAAAAAGAATTGGAAACATACTCTTCCTCAATAGTGGCTTTCTCCAGCCACTGTACAAAGGCCCAGGGCCTATTTAAAACAATGTAACCCTGTCACAATATCAAAATATAGTATACATTGTAAATACAACCTTTGAATTGGACAAAAATAGGAGCAAGAAATTAATTACACCACGGAAAAGACTTTCGCAggccaaaaattttaaattctgagCATCAAACTAGGAGTATAAATTCTGAGTTTCGTCTAGCTTAAAAATTGTTACAGTAAAATGAAAATCTGCAAACCACATTTTCATGCATACCCCTTTTTTACTACAAACAAATCGAACTCCTATGTTTGGTGCATATTTAGTCCACCAGTCATTCAGTGCAGCATTAACTACATGAATAAGTAGATAATTCCAGCCATGTCAGCACAGAGTAACCAGGCAAAACTTGAATAAACATGATTTGCACAATCTATGCAGTGAAACAGCATGCCATAATTCTTTTTCCGAGCTATCTTGCGTTACAAAACTTTAAGCCTTTTCAAGAAAAAGCTCACGGGATTAATTATGACTCAAATGCAGTTTAACATGTATTACTTCTGGGTGCAAAAAGGAAAAGTCCAGAATTATGAACATGGTAACAACAAATTAACAAGTAATTCTTGCTCACCCGATCAAGCCCTTCTGGTAGGGGGTCTACAATAACAGTGGGGATTTCATCCATTAAATTATCAGGCTTTCCTGAATGCAAAACCCGAGTAAATCCTCCCATATCTGATCCAGTTAAATCTTTCATCTTTTGGTACCAGTAATACATAATTCGACACTGCCACTTGCTATAAGGTGCATCAGTGGCTGTCAATGCCACATGAAATTTTGCACCTTTTTCAAACTTTGTCTCGTCAGGCCTACTAATCACAGGATCATTCCACTTCTCTGTACTCTTCGTAACCTTCTTGTGCATCACCAAAGTCAACAAGTTATATGTAGCAAAGAAAGAACTCAAACCCAACAATACCAATAGAGCGGGTGATGCACGCCCCATGTTCTTCCTCGCAAGCATTTCTGTATAATAGAAGTTCAGACAAACTCTTTCAAGATTTTCAGACCAACCAGTCGAACAAATTGTTCAATCTTCAATAATAACcaaaccaaaaaataatatcCTTAAATCCAGCAATTCCAAGTCCTAAAAACTTTACACCTTTAGCAAATAAACCCCAGTGATCAAGGCAATACTTCTCCTGACAAGACAAAAGACATAAACGGGAGGAAAATCTTTATCGTCATCGCCACAAATTACGAAGCAACAACTCATAACATCAATGCACAAACACgaggtttgaaaaaatatatatcacctCCAAAAAAGGCAGCTTCAATCCCCACAGATGGCAATACAACCCACGACAGAAAGTCCACTGATCACTGCAGATTATCACCTGTAAACAaatgtacaaaaaaaaaatgaacccGAAAATTTATTCGCCTGATCAAGCAATAGAAACAAAAGATACAACGAAATTCCATACGTAACATTGTCCGGCCCTCACAAGCTCCCAAACCAAAAAAAGGCCACTAATGAAGAAATGATACTATTAAAACAGATGTAAAAAAAAtgcgtaaaaaaaaaaaaaagcagatCTGCTGACATACCGACTGAGAAGAAGCATATCGTTGAAATCCCGAAACAAGCAAACAAAAACAGATAACTTGAAAAATATAGATGAACGAAAGTGTACGGGACTGTAGGTGAATGAAATAATATTTCTGGGAGAGCCCGAGGAGAGACTATGCTGCATCGGTGTAATTTAGTACAATTTACTTTGAAATTAATTGCATGTCTCAATTCACATAGCGCATCTTATCTTATTTTTTGGTCAACTTGAAGGGAGATGAAAATTGATTAATTCGTCCGTACCAAATAATATTGATTCcactgtttttattttaatcaaattaaagtaTATTTATCTTTCAGTGGGAACTTTTAATTATTAACTTACAGTATAATGTCCTTTTGTTGATGAATCATGCATGCATATATAGTTGACTCCATTATTCATTAATGaactttgaaaaaataaaacaaactagTACTATGAAGAAAATGGATATTATGAAGAATAATTAAATGTACAGTACTAAGGCAGCATCAGCTAAATCTTGGAGGGAAGCAAGGAGCCATACACATGATACAGCTCGTGTTTACAAAGAAGAGACAAAGTCATAGAAATACTGTACAATGTGCCTGCACTCAGGACTTGGAAGTTTTTTTGGGTGTTAATCAGATCTACTTGCGGCCCAACCTCACCAAATGCAGCTGATGCTTTTCGGCGGCGGCCTTGTCGGCAGCTTCACGCTTTAATGCCCGTTTTGCACGTCGCCCAACTATTTCTTTGGAGGCGGTCTCTTTCTTCTTAGGCCGACTGGACGAACCAGCGCCTGCATTATCAATGTTTGAGTGAAAAACAGGTCTTGCTTCTTGCCTCCCTGACCTAACAAATCCATTGTCTCCCCATCTTCGGTTGCCAATACGGAGACTGGAGGAACTACTACTTAAGTAAGCATCATCTAAATCTTCTTCCTCATCCTCATAGTAATAATCTTCTATTTCATAATCTGCCTCCTCCGGTTCCACCACAGCCAATGGGTTGAACCATGAAGCTCTAAGAAGAAGGCATACACTCTCCTCAAACATGAAATCATTGATGCTGTTCAAAGTGCACGTTTTGTAAGATGAGAATAAAGAAACAACAAAATATTCTTTAACAAAATCTTCTAGcttttatcatgttattatgGCATCACATAATTGACGTTAAGAAGTTAGAATTTCATGAAGATTAATCtagaaatgtatttttttaaaataaaaaatatctacTAAAGGTGAAAGCAAACGACAGAATCAGCATTTCTACGACCCAGCATCCTGAAATAACTACGTCTTTTACCAGATCgcccaaaaagattaaatttcAAGATAAGAATGAGGTACTAATAAATTACCTTCCATCAAGTGTGCGATGAATATTGAGGAACTCGAATGGAATTTTACACTGAGGGCAGGTCGGTTCATTTTTATAAGAGGCCCATCGTAAGATGCAAGTCACACTGGaccaataaatataaataaacaacaATTAGTTGATAGCAATAATGGCATTTCAATCAATGGAAATAGGCTTCCAAACTAATAATTATGTTGTTGTAACCAATAAAAATGGCAATAATTCACTGATCAACTTGCGTTAGTTaactataatataatattgagAAAGAACAACTCCCACGTCCTACTTCTCCTGCAGAAGAAATTGAAGCATTGTTTGTTGAAAACTCGCACATAAGTTT is a window from the Primulina huaijiensis isolate GDHJ02 unplaced genomic scaffold, ASM1229523v2 scaffold31995_ERROPOS86906+, whole genome shotgun sequence genome containing:
- the LOC140967962 gene encoding hydroxyproline O-arabinosyltransferase RDN2-like, which translates into the protein MLARKNMGRASPALLVLLGLSSFFATYNLLTLVMHKKVTKSTEKWNDPVISRPDETKFEKGAKFHVALTATDAPYSKWQCRIMYYWYQKMKDLTGSDMGGFTRVLHSGKPDNLMDEIPTVIVDPLPEGLDRGYIVLNRPWAFVQWLEKATIEEEYILMAEPDHVFVNPLPNLSHGDHPAAFPFFYIKPTDHEKIVRKYFPEEKGPLTSIDPIGNSPVIIKKSTLEKIAPTWVNVSLQMKDDPETDKAFGWVLEMYGYAVASALHGVRHILRKDFMLQPPWDLEIGSKFIIHYTYGCDYNMKGELTYGKIGEWRFDKRSHLRGPPPKKISLPPPGVPESVVRLVKAVNEATANIPNWDTENSS
- the LOC140967963 gene encoding uncharacterized protein produces the protein MSAVVEIVDHQFVDGLQDLAIHNQKESCTEAEIDRVGCETNSMDSCCHNGDCAICLNKIVLQETALVKGCEHAYCVTCILRWASYKNEPTCPQCKIPFEFLNIHRTLDGSINDFMFEESVCLLLRASWFNPLAVVEPEEADYEIEDYYYEDEEEDLDDAYLSSSSSSLRIGNRRWGDNGFVRSGRQEARPVFHSNIDNAGAGSSSRPKKKETASKEIVGRRAKRALKREAADKAAAEKHQLHLVRLGRK
- the LOC140967964 gene encoding uncharacterized protein isoform X2 — its product is MNLQLQQYIPWNRSQPNRDVSSPLSSSGIILEEPKQKATSGGKFWQWSLLSLVPWVIRTRDKFQLPTTVNRKLKKHSHPHGNAESAAQHSTVRFKPYVSKVPWHTGPRGFLSQLFPRYGHYCGPNWSSGKDRGSLVWDKRPIDWLDFCCYCHDMGYDTHDQTDLLKADLAFLECLEKPHMSTKGNPRIAHIYKFMCISGLRNILIPYRQNLLSLQSGKFFFPSGWLSNMKWKAPTFAKA
- the LOC140967964 gene encoding uncharacterized protein isoform X1 — its product is MILQSGVLHTVSFAQYIPWNRSQPNRDVSSPLSSSGIILEEPKQKATSGGKFWQWSLLSLVPWVIRTRDKFQLPTTVNRKLKKHSHPHGNAESAAQHSTVRFKPYVSKVPWHTGPRGFLSQLFPRYGHYCGPNWSSGKDRGSLVWDKRPIDWLDFCCYCHDMGYDTHDQTDLLKADLAFLECLEKPHMSTKGNPRIAHIYKFMCISGLRNILIPYRQNLLSLQSGKFFFPSGWLSNMKWKAPTFAKA